In Spinacia oleracea cultivar Varoflay chromosome 5, BTI_SOV_V1, whole genome shotgun sequence, a single window of DNA contains:
- the LOC110774765 gene encoding BAG family molecular chaperone regulator 5, mitochondrial, whose protein sequence is MKPNRKARFSPSSSSTSTVTYTYRNDNSTLPKTTTTEIPITVHFHDHSAAASKIQTAYRSYVVRSLLKKIAAIEKEVDKLERLIQQQETVDAVRSSEKDKLRINEALMVQLLKLDSVPGFNLSVKELRKSLSRRIVGLQEVMDGICGDHRLMDGWDLWRDWDEGFGGIEEKFCRERGGEELEKFCAYNLGFRCLERFLRQ, encoded by the exons ATGAAACCCAACAGAAAAGCTCGTTTCTCACCATCTTCATCCTCAACATCAACTGTCACCTACACATACAGAAATGACAACTCTACCCTCCCCAAAACCACAACCACTGAAATTCCGATCACCGTCCATTTCCATGATCACTCAGCTGCAGCTTCTAAGATACAGACAGCCTATCGTTCCTACGTGGTCCGCTCTCTCTTAAAGAAGATCGCAGCCATTGAAAAAGAGGTTGATAAATTGGAGAGGCTGATCCAACAGCAGGAAACTGTGGATGCAGTAAGGAGTAGTGAAAAGGACAAGTTACGGATCAATGAGGCTTTGATGGTTCAGTTGTTGAAGTTGGATTCTGTTCCTGGGTTTAACTTGAGTGTAAAGGAGCTGAGGAAGAGTTTGAGCCGTCGGATCGTGGGGTTGCAAGAG GTGATGGATGGCATTTGTGGTGATCATAGATTAATGGATGGATGGGATTTATGGAGGGATTGGGATGAGGGGTTTGGTGGGATTGAGGAAAAGTTTTGTAGGGAAAGAGGTGGGGAGGAGTTGGAGAAGTTTTGTGCCTATAACTTGGGTTTTCGATGTTTAGAGAGGTTTTTGCGACAATAA
- the LOC110774764 gene encoding fumarylacetoacetase: MAIKSFIEVSPESDFPIQNLPYGVFKPETGSLPRPGVAIGDFVLDLSEVSSAGLFSGPLLNGSDCFNQPTLNKFLAMGRPSWKEARATIQKLLSESEPILRDNASLRQKALIPMSKVGMLVPMTIGDYTDFFSSKHHARNCGLIFRGPENAINLNWYYLPIAYHGRASSVVISGTDIVRPRGQGPPAPNSPPPYFGPSRKLDFELEMAAVVGPGNELGKPIDVNNASDHIFGLVLMNDWSARDIQGWEYVPLGPFLGKSFGTTISPWIVTLDALEPFACGVPEQDPPPLPYLAEKTSKNYDIQLEVQLKPAGQEPCVVTKSNFNHLYWTVTQQLAHHTINGCNLRPGDLLGTGTISGPEPDSLGCLLEKTWNGQKPLSLNGTSRTFLEDGDEVIFTGVCKGNGYNIGFGTCSGKILPSL; this comes from the exons ATGGCGATAAAGTCGTTCATTGAAGTGTCGCCGGAATCCGACTTCCCTATCCAGAACCTTCCTTACGGCGTTTTCAAGCCTGAAACCGGTTCGCTTCCTCGACCGGGTGTTGCAATCGGCGACTTTGTTCTTGACCTTTCTGAAGTTTCTTCCGCCGGTCTATTTTCCGGTCCACTTCTCAATGGTTCCGACTGCTTCAATCAG CCTACACTCAATAAATTTTTGGCAATGGGACGGCCTTCATGGAAGGAAGCACGTGCCACCATTCAGAAGCTACTATCAG AAAGCGAGCCAATATTGCGGGACAATGCTAGTCTGAGGCAGAAAGCACTCATTCCTATG AGCAAGGTTGGGATGCTTGTCCCTATGACCATTGGGGACTACACGGACTTTTTCTCATCCAAGCATCATGCAAGGAATTGTGGGCTCATATTCCGTGGCCCAGAGAATGCCATTAATTTGAATTG GTACTATCTTCCTATTGCGTATCATGGGCGTGCATCTTCTGTTGTCATCTCTGGAACTGATATAGTGAGACCAAG GGGGCAGGGACCTCCAGCTCCTAATTCTCCACCCCCTTACTTTGGACCTTCGCGCAAGTTAGATTTTGAACTAGAAATG GCTGCTGTGGTTGGTCCAGGAAACGAATTGGGGAAACCTATTGATGTCAATAATGCTTCTGATCACATCTTTGGGCTTGTGCTGATGAATGACTGGAGTG CTAGAGATATTCAGGGGTGGGAATACGTGCCTCTTGGACCTTTCCTGGGAAAGAGTTTTG gtaCAACAATCTCACCATGGATTGTAACTCTGGATGCTCTGGAACCTTTTGCTTGTGGTGTCCCAGAACAG GATCCTCCTCCATTGCCATATTTGGCTGAGAAGACGTCGAAAAACTATGATATACAGTTGGAG GTTCAACTCAAACCTGCTGGGCAGGAGCCTTGTGTAGTGACAAAGAGCAACTTTAACCATTT GTACTGGACGGTTACGCAACAACTTGCTCATCATACAATCAATGGTTGCAATTTAAGGCCTGGTGATCTCCTTGGGACCGGGACAATCAGTGGTCCT GAACCTGACTCTCTTGGATGTTTGTTGGAGAAAACTTGGAATGGACAAAAGCCACTTTCTTTGAATGGAACATCTAGGACATTCCTAGAAGACGGAGATGAGGTCATTTTTACTGGTGTTTGCAAG GGAAATGGTTACAACATTGGATTTGGAACTTGCTCAGGGAAGATTTTGCCATCTCTCTAA
- the LOC130460605 gene encoding protein FAR1-RELATED SEQUENCE 5-like, which yields MEDDLIDLNIDLNRAIEEKLYNYDENLENHREVYDVEDEDEGTSQQVMVANQCIEEGSIIHSNYTNHNIFENPNNEQEENIDKELDGSLIGEARKTTDEIYDLYCKHAAIIGFSVRKGKNRYKEGTTIVNGKYFYCSAAGIRDPPKNKELKNEDDQSDAKKKERRKRVMITRTKCEAQIFAKKNENGDFEIEKHVVVHNHPLTREISNYIHRSERQMTEPKKEAIEAMSECGLRPMESYKYMSTETGGDDCVGHTMIDHLNYCYKLKMKQIDGKDSQTLMTKLYDIQSIDPEFFFRVRLNAEGKVECLFWRDSMMREDYKIYGDVLVFDTTFRTNKYNLICAPFVGINNHWKNTMFACAFIGDETTESFVWVFDFSEGYGRKAPYINFH from the exons ATGGAGGACGATTTAATCGATTTGAATATCGATTTAAATCGCGCAATAGAAGAAAAATTGTATAATTATGACG aaaactTAGAGAATCATAGAGAAGTATATGatgttgaagatgaagatgaaggcaCATCTCAGCAAGTTATGGTTGCAAATCAATGTATTGAAGAAG GTTCAATAATACATTCAAATTATACAAACCACAACATCTTTGAAAATCCAAATAATGAGCAGGAAGAAAACATTGATAAAGAATTAGATGGCAGTTTAATTGGAGAAGCAAGGAAAACAACCGATGAGATTTATGATCTATATTGCAAACATGCTGCTATTATTGGTTTTAGTGTACGAAAAGGGAAGAatagatataaagaaggaaccaCAATTGTTAATGGAAAATACTTCTACTGCTCTGCTGCTGGAATAAGAGACCCTCCTAAAAACAAAGAACTCAAAAATGAAGATGATCAATCAGatgcaaaaaagaaagaaaggagaaagagggttatgataacaagaacaaaatgtgaagctcaaatatttgcaaagaagaatgaaaatggagattttgaaatagaaaagcaTGTAGTGGTACATAATCACCCATTGACAAGAGAAATAAGTAATTATATCCACCGATCGGAACGACAAATGACAGAACCTAAAAAAGAAGCTATTGAGGCAATGTCAGAATGTGGTCTAAGACCAATGGAGTCTTATAAGTATATGTCAACAGAAACTGGCGGAGACGACTGTGTAGGTCATACGATGATTGATCATCTAAACTACTGCTACAagttaaaaatgaagcaaattgATGGCAAGGATTCACAAACACTAATGACCAAACTGTATGACATACAATCAATAGATCCCGAGTTCTTTTTCAGAGTAAGACTCAATGCTGAAGGAAAAGTTGAGTGCCTATTTTGGAGGGATTCTATGATGAGAGAAGATTACAAAATATATGGAGATGTTCTAGTTTTTGATACTACATTCAGAACCAATAAGTACAATCTCATATGTGCTCCATTTGTTGGTATCAATAACCATTGGAAAAACACAATGTTTGCTTGTGCTTTCATTGGGGATGAAACCACAGAATCTTTCGTTTGGGTGTTTGACTTTTCTGAAGGCTATGGGAGGAAAGCACCCTATATCAATTTTCACTGA
- the LOC130460606 gene encoding protein FAR1-RELATED SEQUENCE 9-like, protein MINTFKLEKDDWFNRLYGLKEKWCTTLSKDFFSAGILSSQRSESTNHAIGFKANKSTTLTEFYSIFQATINQWRKTEEKDDFDCTRGIPTSELSMSAILKQAANVYTITLFRDFEEEFKLSVASSTMFKGSVGRTVFFEVWIEGITGSRQEVQYKMEDSTVTCTCKNFEESGWLCFHCLRILHLHSINTIPDRYITTRWTRYAKKQIRERVDTIKREKGENNNFTGWRLHMIRRFYNLILKGHKIAKARKFIEEKFKMDNKVVDEIIKKEEERKAKEEAAKIAEQEKAKAEAQRETQDGESTNSEITIVLDPDRANTKGKSKKRIKGQYDNYKQPSKKGKKKHKEFGSKTPNIQLFTPKEQLF, encoded by the exons ATGATCAACACTTTTAAGCTGGAAAAAGATGACTGGTTCAACAGATTGTATGGTCTTAAAGAAAAATGGTGTACAACTTtaagtaaagattttttttctgCCGGTATACTTTCTTCACAAAGAAGTGAAAGTACAAACCATGCTATTGGTTTTAAAGCAAATAAAAGTACAACATTAACAGAGTTCTATAGTATTTTTCAAGCTACAATAAATCAATGGAGAAAAACCGAAGAAAAAGACGACTTTGACTGTACAAGGGGAATACCAACTTCAGAGCTAAGTATGAGTGCTATATTAAAACAGGCAGCAAATGTATACACGATAACACTTTTCCGTGATTTTGAAGAAGAGTTCAAGCTTTCTGTGGCAAGTAGTACAATGTTCAAGGGAAGTGTAGGAAGAACAGTGTTTTTTGAAGTGTGGATAGAAGGAATAACAG GATCAAGGCAAGAAGTTCAATACAAAATGGAAGATTCAACCGTCACTTGCACATGCAAAAACTTTGAAGAATCTGGATGGTTGTGCTTCCATTGTTTAAGAATATTGCATTTACATTCAATCAATACAATTCCAGATCGTTACATAACAACAAGATGGACTAGATATGCAAAGAAACAGATAAGGGAAAGGGTTGATACAATAAAAAGGGAGAAAGGTGAAAACAACAATTTTACTGGTTGGAGATTACATATGATCAGAAG ATTCTATAACTTAATTTTGAAAGGGCATAAGATAGCAAAGGCCAGAAAATTTATCGAGGAGAAGTTTAAAATGGATAATAAAGTAGttgatgaaatcataaaaaaggaagaagaaaggaaggcaaaagaagaagcTGCAAAGATAGCAGAACAAGAAAAGGCAAAAGCTGAAGCACAACGAGAAACACAAGACGGGGAATCAACTAATTCTGAAATAACAATTGTGCTTGATCCTGATCGTGCTAATACTAAAGGAAAGAGTAAGAAGAGAATAAAGGGTCAATATGACAATTACAAGCAGCCatcaaagaaaggaaaaaagaaacacaaagaaTTTGGATCTAAGACACCCAATATTCAATTATTTACAcctaaagaacaactattttag
- the LOC130461680 gene encoding uncharacterized protein translates to MVKKAAPKNPAAKKPAAKKLEFDNSVAEMAVEAPRRRGRRPNAVSEEIPVAKESVSIKKNKKAGSPKSKAIALVSEKEPIEEEQPNQLVLQNSSLVDVPQPKSHQLHSQVLKEVGADGLPIVFNFDTQCSGGSLCKLIKDFSPDQKAAVQEIGFGGLLGLQLSRKNTQMMYWCIKCFDGVSSLFTISDSKQFEITDYDVYDLFMLPLSELEVEGVKRGRNSTNPDFDLKIKWRKEFGFEEVNAQIPIRLLEEKIKLLTDGGDLFKQLFVFVAFSTFFTPTANRTVDLRLAKALEDPKMISKYNWCKYVLDVLCEETVKLKNCLLKGKDQKTFGGCVVFLQLVYFQRIKFRNSSGIPDQLPLIQHWTSKMVIDRIHAENANMSALYGSGILEKGKYPISKKFVFVDGQIDLTQIKSISKENEAGSSGGRAEQPYVGRRIPSRRPRILQFEIPNSHPTDEEIFSKATDDFHGQWLLMKRDLDVVSAIHAEELFKLKASMPSQNHGDDILENSTY, encoded by the exons atgGTGAAGAAAGCGGCACCGAAGAATCCGGCAGCGAAGAAACCGGCAGCGAAGAAACTTGAATTCGACAATTCCGTCGCTGAAATGGCTGTTGAAGCTCCTCGAAGGCGAGGAAGAAGGCCAAATGCTGTTTCTGAAGAAATTCCTG TTGCTAAGGAATCTGTGTCTataaagaagaacaaaaaggctGGCAGTCCGAAATCAAAAGCAATTGCGCTTGTATCTGAAAAAGAACCAATTGAAGAAGAACAACCTAATCAACTAGTTTTACAAAATTCTTCTCTGGTTGACGTTCCACAGCCTAAATCTCATCAACTTCATTCACAAGTTTTGAAAGAAGTTGGCGCTGATGGTCTGCCTATCGT gtttaattttgATACACAATGTTCAGGAGGATCAttgtgtaaattaattaaagacttCTCTCCTGATCAAAAGGCAGCTGTTCAAGAGATAGGGTTTGGAGGATTGTTAGGCCTTCAATTAAGTCGAAAAAACACTCAGATGATGTACTGGTGCATCAAGTGCTTTGATGGTGTGAGTTCTCTGTTTACAATCAGTGATTCCAAGCAATTTGAAATCACTGATTATGATGTGTACGATTTGTTTATGCTCCCCCTTTCTGAGCTGGAGGTTGAAGGGGTTAAACGTGGGCGCAATTCCACTAATCCTGATTTTGATTTGAAGATCAAGTGGAGAAAAGAGTTCGGTTTTGAAGAGGTCAATGCTCAAATTCCTATAAGGTTGCTTGAGGAAAAGATTAAATTGTTGACAGACGGTGGTGATCTGTTTAAacaattatttgtttttgttgCTTTCTCTACATTTTTTACTCCAACAGCCAATAGGACTGTAGATTTGAGATTGGCTAAGGCTTTGGAAGATCCTAAAATGATTTCCAAATACAATTGGTGTAAATACGTTCTTGACGTATTATGTGAGGAAACAGTGAAACTTAAAAATTGTTTATTGAAAGGCAAAGATCAAAAGACATTTGGAGGCTGTGTTGTGTTTTTGCAACTTGTGTATTTTCAGAGGATTAAGTTTAGGAATTCCAGTGGTATTCCTGATCAATTACCTCTTATTCAGCATTGGACATCGAAGATGGTAATCGATCGGATTCATGCTGAAAATGCCAATATGAGTGCATTATATGGTTCTGGTATATTGGAGAAGGGGAAGTATCCAATTTCCAAAAAGTTTGTTTTTGTTGATGGTCAAATAGATTTGACCCAAATCAAATCTATTTCGAAAGAAAATGAAGCAGGCAGCAGTGGGGGAAGAGCTGAACAGCCCTATGTTGGGCGTCGAATTCCAAGTCGGCGTCCTAGGATTCTTCAGTTTGAAATCCCTAATTCTCATCCTACAGATGAAGAAATTTTCTCTAAAGCCACTGAT GATTTTCATGGTCAGTGGTTGTTGATGAAGAGAGATCTGGATGTAGTTTCAGCCATCCATGCTGAAGAGCTGTTCAAATTAAAGGCTTCAATGCCTTCGCAGAACCATGGCGATGATATTTTGGAAAATTCCACTTATTAA
- the LOC110774755 gene encoding uncharacterized protein, with protein MDDSPLAAPSLRQTRTNMSHANNGRRRVSHIRRQDPICHIQQGVAGLILDYNTPFCADILNAPKEPKVKPPAIDTYDGTSDLDVHLLAYRHHMYVQGTTETTWCKYFPATLKGIASKWFEKIPAGTINTYAELEMLFFARFMAYKEEKQTSMHLGRIQQGKDASLRSYVRRFNLESGQIPDLPDGVAFDNFFRGLKKGSFKFDLVTKSVRTMEDALDEAESFIHATEICSVPKESKGMEASYHPQRKDKSDKKTNRPNGTWAIEKKGYQANSSPGQKRGRPYDKEKFEYNTDLYTILLDVSNRYEIDHCKSLRRAIDGLAAKGFIKSYLSKNTGGNSKKFYKKSKSPSYRRDDNDTDPEYVAVISGGLAAEGPMMRGKKDYASRLGQVILSGKAPIDHFPKVEICEADRGKITTPHDDPLVIELKVANLKVRSILVDTGSSSDIISSAYLNRLEHDPKTIEKIHYPIIGFGGGIIHPQGIITLPLRDLTAYNIILGRPTLNRVKAVVVTHLMLMKYVCDKGQVGTIHGDQQLARDCYLTTLSPEAWGGRKTNEGKSGSKRKLDETEDKIKKETFTIATSHGD; from the exons ATGGATGACTCACCTCTTGCTGCTCCCTCGCTCCGTCAAACAAGAACCAATATGAGTCATGCGAACAACGGGCGGCGTAGAGTCTCCCACATCAGGAGACAAGACCCAATATGTCACATTCAACAAGGAGTAGCCGGCCTCATTCTTGATTACAACACCCCTTTTTGTGCTGACATTTTGAATGCGCCTAAGGAGCCTAAAGTCAAGCCGCCAGCTATTGACACATATGACGGCACCTCTGATCTTGATGTGCACCTCCTGGCTTATCGTCACCatatgtatgtccaaggaaccaCTGAAAcaacttggtgcaaatacttcccggcCACTTTGAAAGGCATCGCCTCAAAATGGTTCGAGAAAATTCCTGCTGGAACGATCAACACTTACGCAGAGTTAGAAATGTTATTTTTTGCAAGGTTCATGGCCTATAAAGAGGAAAAGCAAACGAGCATGCACTTGGGCCGCATACAGCAAGGAAAAGATGCGTCCCTTCGAAGCTACGTGCGGCGTTTTAACTTGGAAtcagggcaaattccggatcTGCCTGACGGAGTGGCTTTTGATAACTTTTTTAGAGGTCTCAAGAAGGGTTCCTTCAAGTTTGATTTGGTTACGAAGAGTGTAAGAACCATGGAAGATGCCTTGGACGAAGCCGAATCTTTTATCCATGCTACAGAAATTTGTTCCGTCCCAAAAGAGTCCAAGGGGATGGAGGCCTCATATCACCCCCAACGCAAGGATAAATCAGATAAGAAGACCAACCGTCCAAATGGGACGTGGGCCATTGAGAAGAAGGGGTATCAAGCCAACTCCTCTCCGGGACAGAAGAGAGGACGACCCTACGATAAAGAGAAgtttgagtataacacagatcTTTACACTATATTACTAGACGTCAGCAATAGATATGAGATCGATC ATTGCAAGAGTTTACGCAGGGCTATCGATGGATTGGCCGCCAAgggttttataaaatcatatcTTAGCAAAAATACAGGGGGGAATAGTAAAAAGTTCTATAAGAAGAGTAAATCTCCATCATACCGCCGTGATGATAATGACACAGATCCAGAATATGTAGCGGTAATCTCAGGAGGTCTGGCTGCTGAGGGCCCGATGATGAGGGGGAAAAAAGATTATGCAAGCCGGTTGGGCCAGGTAATTCTGTCAGGCAAAGCACCAATTGATCACTTCCCAAAGGTGGAAATCTGTGAGGCCGATAGAGGAAAGATAACAACCCCCCATGACGATCCTCTGGTCATTGAGTTGAAGGTGGCAAACCTTAAAGTAAGGAGTATCCTAGtcgatacaggaagttcgtcggacatcaTTAGTTCAGCCTACCTGAACCGTCTTGAGCATGATCCTAAGACGATTGAGAaaattcactatcccatcattgggTTCGGAGGCGGCATAATTCATCCCCAGGGCATTATAACTCTACCCCTTCGA GATCTTACTGCATATAatatcatcttggggcgtcctacTCTAAATCGGGTAAAGGCAGTGGTTGTCACCCATCTTATGTTAATGAAGTATGTTTGCGATAAAGGCCAAGTCGGCACTATTCATGGTGATCAACAATTGGCTAGAGATTGTTATCTGACCACACTAAGTCCTGAAGCATGGGGAGGAAGAAAAACCAATGAGGGAAAATCTGGTTCGAAAAGAAAATTGGACGAGACAGAAGATAAAATCAAGAAAGAAACCTTCACCATTGCCACGTCACATGGAGACTAG